DNA from Dasypus novemcinctus isolate mDasNov1 chromosome 19, mDasNov1.1.hap2, whole genome shotgun sequence:
CGAGCCCTCGCTGCTGCTGTCCCTTTGTCACCCGTAGTGGCCGGCACTGACACCTCCTCATGAGCAAGAGGCCGTGGTGGACCAGGTGTCCTTGTCCAGGGCCCCACACGCGTTCGGCCTCGCGAGAGCCCCCGGAACCCTCTGGACACGTGGAGGGTCGCCTCCACGGGGGCGGGCCTGGACCACCCGGGAGGTGGCGGGCAGACTTCCCTCCATCCACCCCTGCTCCTGGGGGCTTCTCACGTGGGAGGGGTGGCCCCACCCTCCGCGGCCCTGGACTTGGGCTCGGCAGGAGCGCGTTGTCCCTTTTCCCCGGGGGCTCTGTCCAGCCACGTGTTCCCACCGCGGCCGCTGGGTGTTGACTTGGCGCTGGGCGCTCGGCCAGGGCGGCTGGGTTTTGCTGGTGAAGGTGCGCCAGCCCGGCCCCTGGGGGCTCCCCAGCTGTTTGGGGGGAGGACACTCCTCGTGATGCCCCAGAGGAAAAGGATAAACTGCAGAGCTTATGGGCAGGGGTCCTGGTTATGCTAGAGCTGAGGTccaaaatatggaacgcttcacgaatttgcgtgtcatccttgcgcaggggccatgctaatcttctctgtatcgttccaattttagtatatgtgctgccgaagcgagcacaaACAGCACGCCAACACAAGCTTTATTTATAGTGCACGAAAGAGAAGCCTTTAAAGGAAGGGTGATTCCTtctatgtttatatatacatattgttaAAAAAGCTTAACGCAAATTTGCATTATATCATATTAATTTGACACGTGCATAGTACATTTTATAGTTATTAAGTGGAAGGAGAAAGAGTTGGTTGTTCTGCCAAACATTACGGCGGTGGCTGCTGGGAATCTAACCACGCCCATATGCAAATAGACCTGGGCCCGGGAAACGCCGAAGCCGCCGCGGTCCCAGAAGCCTTCGGGAAGCTACGGCGCTGCGCGCGCGACTCGTTGGTCCCGGCAAGATGGCGGCGCCGGAGCCGGAGAGGTAGGGCGGGTGCGGGCCGCGGCCGCCTGCTCGGCTTGGCGCATGGGCCGGCCAGGGGGGCGCGTGGCTCCGGGAGCCCGGCGGGGTCTTTGGGCCTCGAACCGGCGTCCTGACGGCGCCCGCGGACCCCAGGAGCGTGGCGGAGAAGGACGGGGGATGCCGGGGCGGGGCTTGGAAGGCCAGGGGGCGGGGTCTGTAGAGCAAAGACTGTCGGGACGCTGCCAGGAGCGCGTTGGGGCGGGGCCTTGGGTTGTTGCAGCACCTTggatgcccccacccccaggaggtCGGGGGTCCTCGGTCAGGGGGCAATCGGGGCTGGGTGGTGGAGGCAGAAGTGTTTGGGGCGGGGCCTGGAGTCCCTGGGGCGGAGCTTCAGGAAtgtggggcggggcctgaggcGAGCGGGGGCGGAGCCTGGAATCCCTGGGGGGCAGGGCCTGAAGAGTATGGGCGGGGCTGGgttgccgggggcggggcctgagccGCGTGTGGGCGGGGCCCTAAGAAGACAGGACTTGGGGGTAGAGAatgcggtgggcgtggccggagGTGGGGTCTGGAGAGCAAAGGGCTTTGTTTCCGGGGCTTGTGGGCGGAGCcctggcggggaggggcgggcctTGAGGAAGTGGCCTGGAGCAGCCGGGACCCTGCGGGGCCAGCGGAACTGGTGCTCCCACTGCACCGTGGCTGTCACTTTTCTTCTCACTGTTGCCAGGGCCCTGGGCAGAGCAAGTGGGTGCTCGAGACGGCACCCTGCGTTTGGGCTcagaggtggggaaggggctggggttGAGTTTGGGGTGCCTGGCCCAGGTCAGGGAGTGCTGGGGCAGGGAGCTGCAAGGGAGTGGGCCGAGGTGGGGGGTCTCCCCACACCACCGGGGCCCTGCCCCGCTGTGGGGCCCCTCAGCCCCTCACATTCGGCTCACCCCACACGAGCTCCTGGTCTCCCCCGGCCTGtgtcccctgccccagcccaagGCGGCTCCGTTGACCTCTTGCCTGGAGCAGGGACCGTGAGTCGAGCCCGACCCCTCCCTGCGCAGCGGCGAGGGCACGTCCCGGGTCCTGTGGTTTCGCCTGGTGTACCCGGGGCGTTTGCCTTCCATCCGAGGGATCCCCTTAAAGCATTTGTAGGTCACAGTTGGCCCCCAGGTCTCCCGCCTGGCTGGGGCAAACGCCCAAGCGCTCCCCTGCTCCCGCTCCCCCGCACGCCTCCCTGTCCCTCCTCGCACCCACCAGGCGTGggggccccagggcctttgcacaggccATCCCCGCCACCAGTAACGCTCTGCCTCCTGGTCTCAAGCAAGGGGGCCTGGCCCCCATTTAGAAACACAGCCCCTCCATACCCCAGGCCCACTGCGTGGTTAGCACCCACCTCTAGCCCCTCCCCCAATCCGCAGGAGCTGGTGACGGGCTCCGCGGCGGCCCGCGGCAGCTGGGAGCGATGGACCTGGCTTACGTCTGCGAGTGGGAGAAATGGCCCAAGAACACCTACTGCCCGTCGGTGCCCCTGGTCTGCGCCTGGTCGTGCCGCAACCTCATCGCCTTCACCACGGACCTGCGCAGCGACGACCAGGGTGCGCCCCGCCTGGCCGGCCCCCTGCGCCCCGCCCCAGCGCCCGGCACCCGGCACCCGCCCTCTGGGGCTGCGGGCCTGTCAGGCCCCCGGTGTCCCCAGAGCCACCCCTCACCCAGCGGGCGCGCTGGACGGCTGGGCCCGCTCAGAGCGTCCTTGCCCGTAACGTGGGCTCTGTGCGCTCCCGGTGGCTGTGGTGATGGGACGCCAACCTGGGCGGCTGCGGCAGCCGGAGCCTGGAGGTCAGGGGCTGGGGATCAGGGCCCGGCCGGCCTCACCTCTGGGGCCGCGTCCTCCCTGGCCTCGCCCGGCTCCAGGGCGCCTCGCTCCGTCTGTGCCTCCATCTTCCCGGGGCGGCCCTCTGTGTCCGCATCCCCCTGTCCTTGTAAGGCCCCCAGCCATTACCCCAGCCCAGGGGACCCCGTCTGAACTCATTCCACGTGTGAAGATCCTGTTTCCAGAAACGGCCCTGGGCTGAGGCTCTGGGAGGCCGCGCACTGGGGCACTGCCCCACGCGGCAGGCGGTGGCGGGGTCCGTGCCTGGGCAGGTGGCGACCGCGGCTTGGCTGGACTGCACGTGCCGGTTCTCCGGGTGGCTGTCCCACTTTTGAAAGCCTCGCAGCATGGGGCGGCCGGACCTGGCTTGTCCCTGCGGCTTGCGTGCTTTGCTGGTCAGGGGAGTTAGAACAAGGGGAGACCCGGCTCTGCCTTCCCTGGAGACGCGCCCGCCGTTACGTTTTGGgtcattttcttctagtttcatCCTCGGAGCTGTCCTAAGAGCTGGCTGTAATCGCAGCCGTGGCGCAGCTgcgcccgccctctccccccacaggaGGCGCGCGTGCTCCTCCCGTCCCCGCGCGTGCTCCTCCCGTCCCCGCCAGCAGCGCCAGGCCCCGTGGGCTCCCCAGGCACTCCTGCTCAGGGTCACCGGGGCCCACGCTGagcgccccctgcccccccagacCTGACCCGCCTGATCCACATCCTGGACACGGAGCACCCCTGGGACGTGCACTCCATCAACTCGGAGCATGAGGAGGCCATCACGTGCCTCGAGTGGGACCAGTCAGGTGAGCGGCCAGGCGTGCCCAGGGCCCGCGGGAGGCGGTGCTCGCCCGGCTGGGGGTCCAGGGAGCCCCGGTGGCCGCCACCTGCCCCCTCTTTTCCCGCTCCCCGCCCAGAGCAGGGACCTGTGACCATGTTGTGGCCTCGTGTCCACTGCCGTCCCCACAGTGCCCCTAACCTCCCCGTCCCCTGGGCCGGGCACGCCTGGTGcacccccctgccctccctctgcCTGGGCTGTCACCACCAGGCAGGCCGCTCGGGCTGTCCCCTCTCCTTGGCCTCTCCAGGTTCTGTGGGTCTACGGCCCCTGCCTGCTGGCCGAGGGCGCGTGACACCAGTGTGTCCCCTGCAGGCTCCCGGCTCCTGTCGGCCGATGCCGACGGGCAGGTCAAGTGCTGGACCATGGCGGACCACCTGGCCAACAGCTGGGAGAGCCCGGTGGGCAGCCTGGCCGAGGGGGACCCCATCGTGGCCCTGTCGTGGCTGCACAATGGTGTGAAGCTGGCTTTGCACGTGGAAAAGGTGGGTGATGGCCTGAGTGTGTCCAGCGCACGATCACATCACCCCCCCCCGTCCACCTGCTCACCTGTTTCCCTTTCCTGCCACTCGCGTGCCTTGATGTTTTCATTTGTCGTCAGGCTGTCAGTACTTGTGTTTTCAGTGAGCCACGTAGTTAACTGACAGCTGCTTTCCCCGGTGAGCCACCGTGTAATTGGTGGCTGCTGTCATCAGTGAGCTGCTCATTTAACTGATGGCTTCTGCTCTCCATGAGCTGCCCATTTAACTGATGGCTGCTGTTCCCAGCAAGCTGTTCATTTAACTGGTGGCTGCTTTTCTCCATGAGCTACCCATTTAACTGATGGCTGCTGTTCTCCATGAGCTGCCATTTAACTGATGGCCGCTGTTCCCAGTGAGCTCCCCGTTTAACTGTTGACTACTCTCTTTAGAACCCAGCACATCCTTTGATCCAGTGGTATCCCAGaatttctcttccttcacttttttcTCTACGTGGGAAATTCCGTCTTCTTTGTAAAATCTAACCTGAAACACGACCGCGCAGCGCACGCTGCTCTCTGATGGCGGGGGTACGGGGCGCGGCCGCGCTGAGCACCCCCTCCCGCCTCCCCGCAGTCGGGCGCCTCCAGCTTCGGCGAGAAGTTCTCGCGGGTCAAGTTCTCGCCGTCGCTCACGCTGTTCGGCGGCAAGCCCATGGAGGGCTGGATCGCGGTGACGGTCAGCGGCCTGGTCACCGTGTCCCTGCTCAAGCCCAGCGGGCAGGTGCTGACGTCCACCGAGAGCCTGTGCCGGCTGCGCGGCCGCGTGGCGCTGGCCGACATCGCCTTCACGGGCGGCGGCAACATCGTGGTGGCCACGGCGGATGGCAGCAGCGCCTCGCCCGTGCAGTTCTTCAAGGTGTGCGTCAGCGTGGTCAGCGAGAAGTGCCGCATCGACACCGAGATCCTGCCGTCGCTCTTCATGCGCTGCACCGCCGACCTCAACCGCAAGGACAAGTTCCCCGCCGTCACCCACCTCAAGTTCCTGGCGCGCGACATGTCGGAGCAGGTGCGGCGCGGCCCCCGGGGCACCTCCCCGGCCGGGAGCCCCCTCCCCCGGCGCCCACCGCGTCCCTCCCGCGAAGCCCCTCTCGGGGACGTCCCCACCGGGCTCAGGGTCAGGGGCTGGGCATCCTGGGCCCGTTCGGCCCCACCCGTTGTCACCGAGCCCGGGAGCCCCAAACCCTGGAGTTCTTGGCGCCATGGGGGGCGGGTGCTGCGGGGGGACTGCCACGGGGGGCGGCCCATGCAGCGTGGCCCCCGAGGCCGGCCCACCAAGCCCGCGCCCCCAGGTGCTCCTGTGCGCGTCCAGCCAGACGAGCAGCGTGGTGGAGTGCTGGTCCCTGCGCAAGGAGGGGCTGCCCGTCAACAACATCTTCCAGCAGATCTCGCCCGTGGGTGAGTGGTCTCCAGCCCCCGGCGCGGACCGCGCGTCCCCTTCCCCCGCGCCTGTCTGGCGGGGCTCATCTtacacatggggaaactgaggctcagatgcACGGCGGCGCTTGCCGGGCAGCCCCCCGGGGGAAGCGTGAGCTGGTGGTGGGATCCGCCGGCGCAGAGGGCCTGGGGCGTGAGGGCAGACGGCGTGGTCGCACGGGCCAAGGAGCTCCCCGGGGCCCGGCTCAGAGCGAGGAAACGCCGCCAAGCGGCTGAGGGCCCTGCCGGGAGCCCACGCCCCTCGCCTGCTGGCAGGCCTCCGCCAGACCCCGTGAGCTCCCACAGCCTCCCTCGCCCGTGCAGCCGCCCGAGCACCTggtgccccctccccacacaggCCCGAGCCCCACCCAGAGCGCCTCCCTGCCCAGAACCCCCCGGCCGCGCAGGCTGAGCAGCCGCCCTGCCCCGAGCTGGCTGCAGAAAGCCAGGGAGCCCCCATCTCCAGCCACAGGCCCGCCCCCCGAGCCGCTGGCCTTGGCCAGTCCCCGCCCTGCTGTCCAGGCAGACGAGCGCGCTGGCTTTTCACTGAGGGGCGCTAAGGACAGAATTGGCCAGAAGGGCAGCGAGAGCGGCTCAGAGCCCGCGAGGACATGGCGAGAGGCCACGGCGCACGGGCTGGTTGTGCAAACCGCCCCCTGGCTGGGGAGGTGACGGGCGAGGAGGGTCCCTGCCGCCTCTTTCCAGGCCTGCGATCCGAGCTGCCCTGTGGCCTTCCCTGCGGGCGCTGGCGGTGCAGGCTGGGCCCGTCGCTCCGCCCTCCACCGGCAGGACGCGCTCTCTCCACCGCCAGCCCCAGGCACGCCCTCCTCCGCTGAGCCCCCGCCCGCTCCTTGTCTGTCCTTTGaggcgcccccacccccaggccccaggGCTGGCCGGGAGCCTGCGCCCCAGGCCGCCGCCGGCCCTCGGAGGCGCCTCGGCtgtccccccttcccctcccgccCTGCCCCCAGGCTTTTTCCGGAGTCAGGGGCTGCCCCTGCTTTAATCTAGAAAGGGCAGCTGGTCCACCCCGTGGCCTTCGGGTGGAGGTCAGATAAGGGGCTTGGCACAGTCCCCGGCGGGGAAGCGCCCTCGCCGGCCGTGGTTATCGCCGCAGCGCACGCCCCGCCCGAGCTTGTGATTTGCGGGCCGTGTCCTTGCCGGGTGCCAATGGCCCGGGGGCAGAGGCTGCCCTTGACCACTCTGGGGCTTGAGCCGTCCcagcccctctctgggcctcggtttcccccagGGGTGGTTTTCGCCTGGCCTCCCTCACTGCGGGTGGAGGTGGCCAGGGTTTTATAAACCGACGAGGGCGAAGCTCTCAAGTGAGGCGGGTGGCAGGGAGGAGCTGTGCACGTCAGTCGGCCTGTGCCGTGTGACAAACAGGCCCGCACAGACGACGGCGGTTTGTCGTCTGGGCTGCTGCGGCTGCTCTTGGGCCACTTGCGTCTGTGGTCGGCTGCCCGCGGGTGGCTGCCAGGCAGGCACCTCAGCCTCCGCCATGGGTCTTGGTGGCCCCGGCACGGCCTCGGGTTCGAGGTGCAGCCCAGCAGCGACCCGCACTTCTCAAGCTCCTCCCGAGCCTCTGCCTGTGTCGCACAGACCAACGTGGGCCCCCTGTGCTGGGCACAGCCTCACTGTGTGTTTCGGGGGCCAGGAGGTGGGGCCCTGTGCACGGGCCAGTTCCGGGCGGGAGAGCTGCGGCGCCCCCGCCGCCTCGGGCCACCCAGCACAGAGCACCCGGTCCTGATGTTCGCGTCAAGCGGATCGTGTGGCGTCCTGGGGCCGCTAAGCCGCCGGGGCTCCGTCTCCTCTGCATTGCTTCACCCGCGTTCCCTCGAGAACGAGCTGCCATCCCAGGGGCCCCCGTCCCCCCCCAGGTTTTGGGGAATCCCGGGCTGCATCCTCCCTGGGCCCGGGTGGGCAGCCGGCCCCCCAAGCCGCCTGCGGGCCCTCACCCCACCGCTGCCCCGCTCTCTCCCAGTCGGTGACAAGCAGCCCATGATCCTCAAGTGGCGCATCCTGTCGGCCACCAACGACCTGGACCGCGTGTCGGCCGTGGCGCTGCCCAAGCTGCCCATCTCGCTCACCAACACCGACCTCAAGGTGGCCGACGACACCCAGTTCTACCCCGGGCTCGGTACGTCGCGCGCAGGCCGGCGGCCTCCACACGTAAAGAGCGACGGCCCTCCAACAAGGCGGGGTGGGGCCAGGTGGACAGGCTGCAGTGGTGTCTCGCTCTCCAGGCGCCCGGGGCTGCGGCCAAGAGCACCCCCTgccctgcacccccagccccgggcaccccccgccctgcccccccaGCTCCAGGCACCCCCTGCCCTGCGCCCCCTCAGCCCTGAGCATACTCTTCCCTGCGACCCCCAGCCCCGAGCACCCCCTGCCCTGCGTACCCCAGCTTGCTGGGTCCCCAGGGaggagcccccagccccgcctgggCCTAGGCCCGTGTTCAGCCAGGGGTGGTGGCGCACAGCCCTCGGCTTAGAAGCCCCCTCccgccctcccccacggccccctTGCTGTTGGGTGCTGCCTGTGGGCCCGAGGCCCAGGACCCCCAGGCTGTTAGGAAGCAGCTACTGCGGGGCTCTTGGGAAGGCACGGTTTCCTTGGGATGATGGGAAACTCTCGGGGGTCGCCTGGGCCTGGTGGGCCCTGCCCTGGCACCAGCTTCCTCGGCCTGGCCATCCCCCTCCTGGGCATGGGGGCCCTGGACGTGGGCCCTGGCATCGGCCCTGCCCTCCGCCTGGAGCGTCCCCGTGGCAGAGGGCATGGGAGGGGGCGCCTGCGGCTGACGACTCCAGCCCTGCTGGTCTTGGGGAGGGGGTGCAGGTCAGGGGGCTGGTGGGACCCCCAGGCAGCTCTGCACACACCCCCATCTGGTCAGCAGCTGCTTCCTGTTGTCCCTTGGAACCCCCATGTCCCCCGAACGCTGACCACCACCTGCCGTGCCCCTCGGAGCCCCCGCGTCCCCCGGCGCTGACCCCCGCCCGCTGTGCCCCTCGGAGCCCCTGCGTCCCCCCGCACTGACCCCCACCCGCCGTGCCCCTCGGAGCCCCCGCGTCCCCTGGCCCTGACCCCCCGTCCCTTGGAGCCCCTATGTGCCCCGAGCACTGACTCCCACCCACCGTGCCCCTCGGAGCCCCCGCGTCCCCCGGCGCTGACCCCCGCCCGCCTGCCCGCAGGCCTGGCCCTGGCCTTCCACGACGGCAGCGTCCACATCGTGCACCGCCTGTCGCTGCAGACCATGGCTGTCTTCTACAGCCCCGCGGACGAGCCGGCGCTCAAgcggccccgcgccccgggccccgccgTGCACTTCAAGGCCATGCAGCTGTCCTGGACCTCCCTGGCGCTCGTGGGCATCGACAGCCACGGCAAGGTGGGCACCCTCGGAGGCGGCGGCCCCGGAGTCCAAGCCCGGAGCGGAGGCGGGCCACGGGTGCGTGCTGCAGTGACCTGCGGCCATCGTGCGGCCCTTCGCGTTGCCCGGAGAGCGTTGCCGCTGGCCCTGGGGACCTGCCCCACCTCCACGGCGCAGGGCGCGCGGCTGTGACACCGCCGGCCTCCCGGGTGTGCGCGTGGATGAACCgcacctgccctgccctgcccacgcACTGCGGGGCTGCCCCTTTCCAGGGTGCGTGAGGCAGAGCCTGAGGCCCGACCCGGGGCTGCCAAGGGCCCCGTGACCACCGTGTCTCACTCTCCGCGCCAGCCTCTGCGCCAGCTGCCTGCTCCCCTACAGCCTCCCCTGGCCCCCCGCCTCTCACCTggcccccctccccggccccccctcccctcccctggcccccctcccctgcgccccctcccctggcccccccgcctctcccctggccccccctccccggccccccagCCTCTCACCTGGCTCCCCCGCCTCTCCCTggtcctcctcccctgcccccctcccctggccccccctccccggccccccagCCTCTCACCTGGCTCCCCCGCCTCTC
Protein-coding regions in this window:
- the MED16 gene encoding mediator of RNA polymerase II transcription subunit 16, translating into MDLAYVCEWEKWPKNTYCPSVPLVCAWSCRNLIAFTTDLRSDDQDLTRLIHILDTEHPWDVHSINSEHEEAITCLEWDQSGSRLLSADADGQVKCWTMADHLANSWESPVGSLAEGDPIVALSWLHNGVKLALHVEKSGASSFGEKFSRVKFSPSLTLFGGKPMEGWIAVTVSGLVTVSLLKPSGQVLTSTESLCRLRGRVALADIAFTGGGNIVVATADGSSASPVQFFKVCVSVVSEKCRIDTEILPSLFMRCTADLNRKDKFPAVTHLKFLARDMSEQVLLCASSQTSSVVECWSLRKEGLPVNNIFQQISPVVGDKQPMILKWRILSATNDLDRVSAVALPKLPISLTNTDLKVADDTQFYPGLGLALAFHDGSVHIVHRLSLQTMAVFYSPADEPALKRPRAPGPAVHFKAMQLSWTSLALVGIDSHGKLSMLRISPSMGHTLDVSLALRHLLFLLEYCMVTGYDWWDILLHVQPGMVQSLVERLHEEYTRQNAALQQVLSTRILAMKASLCKLSPCTATRVCDYHAKLLLIAVSSTLKSLLRPHSLSTPDKSPGDRLAEVCAKITDVDIDKVMINLKTEEFVLDMNTLQALQQLLQWVGDFVLYLLASLPDQGSPLRPGHSFLRDGTSLGMLRELMVVIRIWGLLKPSCLPVYTATSDTQDSMALLFRLLTKLWICCRDEGPGSEPDETLVDECCLLPSQLLIPRLDWLPVSDGLVSRLQPKQPLRLCFGKAPALPGSAASLQLDALFRAPGQPKIDHLRRLHLGSSPPEECKACTRCGCVTMLRSPNKATAVKQWEQRWIKNCLCGGLWRRVPHSCP